tcctcacgaatcggacccatctatcataacgcctgcgcgaaaacggagactcataaattgaacatcgggccccgtgtgattgatgtaatctgtatctattgttccgcatcattaacgacctaccgaccggcccatagatgcacgcgttgttataacgaaatgatcggtttaattagggggaagtaaattcaaataaatttgccatcggccacccctttattgaaccgaaatttttcacaaagagcgaccctggcacccttccgcgggaactgcactcctggcgaaatcactctgatcacgagtatccccgggtagaatcctcggattcggtaacccgaaacagtgatctagtcccgtgctacacgtccgagtcctgcattccaaaatttgcagccgcgattagccgggacgtaacaacTCACCATCTAACCTAGCCTTTTCGGCGGGATCGCCTTGCAGTATTGAGATGCAAATGGTTCTTGTCCTTTTTACGTCCCATACTTCTGATCGTATACTATAATACCACTACAAACACTGTTCTTTATAtcactgtaaatataaatgtgtgcGCAACAGATATTCCTCTGTTGTACACGCAATACGTAACACGTGTAACGGTCGAGTTCTCTAGCGCTATTTTGTTTCACGCAGCGCAGCTCGACGCGCCCGCGTAACTGATATCACCATGTGCGTGTCCGCGTTCACGCGCGTGCAAATCAGTTGACTTCGTAGCATATAGAGGGTCCTGTAAAATGTcctttaaaaatttgtaattgcaTGAGCTGCTTGTAACaaaggcaatataaaaatgttacatataaaacatacgtaacatttaaaataaaaaggaaggaaTCAGTTGACTCGagagcatttttattttagctcTTGTTTGTTCATCTCTCTGTAAGTGTTTACTTCAAATAACGATTTttagcattaataatataaaaataaagaattttaagatttataaaaaatttatatattaaacttgGAAGGTTTAGGTTTAATGGTTTCACTTAAAATCTcgatatgaattttattgcataattttttaaatgtggtttgtaatatttaatattggatGTGAAATTATTAACTGACATGTGGATTTACagataaagttaattaaatagcaaattaatttgtgtttagaaaatttatttaaaatctacAAGTCAAATggataatagaaaaataaaaagagaaaataaagatttaggGCTTTAGTATTAAAATAGTTATTTCACTTTACTGAAATTAATTGTACGCAGGGTTGTCATAATAGAGAGAATCTGAttagtatataatttatattatgcacAGAGATCTCGTAAtgtttttgtattaattcaaggaaaactattttaatactaaagccctaaatctttattatcttcttttatttttctattattatccATCCTTtggacttttatattttaaacagGGGGGAATTCACAGCCGGCATTGGTGTACAAAAATTCGGCAGTGGACTAAAATATTGGACGGCATTGTCGTCAGTGGTTGGGCAGTGGTAATAATGACTAGTGGCAGTGGCAATGTAAGAGGCATTCCATAGCATTGCTAAGGCATTATCAGAATTTTAGCCGGCATTGACTCGGCAATACGGCAGTGGACGTCCCATTACTCGGAGAGCGGGAGagcgggagagcgagagagagagagcgggagagcgggagagcgagagagagggagagcgggagagcgggagagcgggagagagagagagcgggagagcgagagagggggagagcgggagagcgagagagagagcaggagagcgggagagagagagagcgggagagcggGAGAGGGGGAGGCGGgggagcgggagagagagagagagagagagcgggagagttataatgtacaattgcatataataatgtacaattacatgtacagggtgtcccatagaaagttgctgaaactaatcagctgtcatttttaaacgtatgcagttattgaacaaacaaaaattgcgttggaaagaggaaagtctgcagtttttaatgggtataaataaaatttagcaaaatgtttgtatatcagtttattttattaatgaaaaatatgctaataatcaagtaagctaatgataaatattttcaaagtgtgcaccatctgaatttgtacaaaaatcaattcttttacgaaaacttgtgaaaactttttctaacatgttgtctttaatgttgctgacgacctttttaatagttactactaaatctgacactgtttctggatttccggcataacaatggtccttaatgtattcccaaagaaagaagtcacatggatttaaatccggcgagtacggtggccattctagccccccctgggcaaatttggggtatcccagaccgatgactcgattgccataaactttatggattgtttcgaagatctcctgggttcgatgtggtgtcgctccatcctgcatgaaatgaaatcctctgaccaggcctcttttttttgcatgagggaagaattgtgtttcgagaagctgcttgtaactttcaccagtgactgttgattcgaagaattgcagataaattccttttaccgagatcgcagcccatgctgttattttttgtcgatgtaaaggtttagccagggaaacgttgggattttccgacccccaaaatctataattttgtttattaacataaccatttagccagaaatgtgcttcgtccgtgtaaattatcaattttgcatcaagttctccatcttcaaacattccatttatcgtcttgcagaattccacacgtttcgtcatagcgcgtttggttagcaattgatgcgatgttattttatagggacgcattttcaggaaatgttttaaaatcctgtgtaacgttgttttggatatttcgagagcttgggcagcttcccgaatggaagaatttggattctcttcaaaatacttcttaatatcttcaatgttttcttctgcagctacagacacagaaggacctggcagatcatgtctacggtcttggatagttccatactgcataaaattatcgataattctgataaaaataacacaaaacattttaatgcagatttattgccaaaaaatggagtgacgtaacgcatacgtttaaagaaataataaattctaagcTTTTTAACGTGTTTTctctcttaactttatgtgttccgtatttagtacgaaaccccctgtaagcattgctatagaCTTTTCCTCtagaaaagaagcactcgacaagataaatctttttttccgtcgtcagattactcattttgacgcgcacggacttgcatctaccacaaccagaattaaactgcggacactcagatgaacgaccgttaaccgtaagaccctttctgaagtcatggaggggagaaccaatcgtttactttcagcaacttcccatgggacaccctgtactaCTTGGCGTTTATTCGACTGTGGTACAACTCTTTCAGACTTATACCATTACTGCTAAGCGTTAATCCGCTTGCAGTACGACTCTATAATTCATATTGCTTATCTATTTAtgctattttattcttatactATTTATATCACTTATAATTATAGCATTAAGAATTTAATCCGCTTACGGTACAACCTTTCATTGACTTATGCTACTTAATTCATTCTTTTTACTACCTATACCAATTGGCGTTATCCGCCTGTGGTATACTTTGTCATTGacgcatattattattattttacttataagttattatatcgagcgtttaattcgcttgtagcatgactttttaatttaatccattctatttatttacttatacTACTTGAAGTTTGTCCACCTACGatacgattttattaatttataccaCTTATTTCACCGTTAATCCaacaataaagaatataaattccgaatttttaattttaaagtgtgaaataaatattttagtacggctatatacttatactacttatattttattttcaccaAGACAATCACAGCAATATCCGCTGTAATCCGTTCCACTAATTCGCTCAGAGCAAGAAATCGCTTTAGGTCCATTTTTTAGTACACCATTGAAgaagataatattattgtatatttataatttagtcttgtattattttttcgtttttattaaaaattagagtaagaattttttcctttttaattacaatattatcaattttgacGGCTACATATATTTTTGGTGTGAGttatttaaaggaaaattttttaatcggaATTTAAAAATCAGCTTAATCATTTCACGCTCTAGCATGAGTACTTGATGCGGTCCTTCGCATCCGCTACAGTGTTGGGGTGCTTACTGGCATGTAGTACTTGATGCGGTCCTGCGCATCTGCTATAGTGCTTGTGAAAAATAGAACGTCTGAGCTGAacgttcaaatattttaaattaattattataaaatgccaAAATCCAAACGTGGCGGTGTGAAAAAACGAGCCAGGCAATTACTTcgacaatttattattgaacCGGCAACGTCTTCATGCTTGGGAATAGAATCATATCACGATCCGGAATACGaagtatattttcaaaataatgtGGATCGGAAAACTATAAAGTGGCCATCACAATTAATTCCGATTACAATCGAAAATCCTTGGATACCCCCATATAATATACCTAAGAGTGATCCACATTGCACTCGATATTTACAAATACGAGCCGAAATTTTACACGTCTACTGGGACGCACCCATACCTGAACATTGGGGAACCAACCAAGAACCAATAATAACAGATTGATCAAAACTcacagaaagaagaagaatactTAGGggattatcaaatatttttaccttaTCAAGTTATCCGTTTTGagcatgaaattatttatagaaatttgaCTTACGAACCGACTCAGTCGCTCGAAAGCGCTCATACGCTTCAAGCGTGGACCAGAAGAGTGAATATAAGGTTAGTTACTACTTGGGTTATACTACTTGatttatattacttaattatttggttagtacttattacttttattattgccccttgtcgttattaattagattcaatacatagtaataaataataccagCATCATAAAGtcatagattttattttattaatcaacaattatacatttatagttTTGATTCGGAGATATAACCTTGTCATCATTGTAAGTTGAtccaagctctctccattcccgggtagagtcggtgtatgcagattaaccctaaatcaaaagagagcatcGGATGTTAAACCACCGAGGGTTAGGTTAGCACAGAAACCAGGTTAGCAAcgttctcacttccccggacgtgacagcTTATTCCAACAGTCTACAATTATTTACAAGACCTTCACGTGAACGATAATTTCATAATCAATTAGCTTGatgaaaatgagagaaaaaagattggTATCAACTAGTTAGTAGCTAAACACGATTTCTATTCTCACAGCTTGAGAATTTCCTTTCTTGTAGGAAAATGGATTCAAATAATTTGCAGTGTATAGTTCGCATcctttttcacttttttcataattataatatgtggAACATACAAAGGAGAAATAATTTGACGTATATTACACTAAATAGCTGGGAACAAGATTATCTACAATATTTGTTGTAAATGTTATCGCAAGCTTCAAAAACATACATTTACGTATGCacactataattatatttactatCTCCTGTTATGTAAAAAGATCTTCCTCAAAACGATCTTTGCGTCGTCAAGAGATCATTCTCCGTGCATTTACGGGAGAAAAGGTTCTGGATAGATAGCGATCACTGCTTTCTTCAACGTGCTTCAACAAAAACCAGAATGGCTCTGCGAAGTTTTATGGGAACGAGTTATTGACAGAAAAACCGAGGGATCGCATTGCGTGCATCGAGGCAGTGTTACTTTTGAATTACGCTACATTCGAGATAACGAAGGAAGGATGCTCGACGATATTCTCTGAAAATTGAGtattaaagagtaataaaaaTGCGAATCACCCGTTATATAATGCGATGCGATATCAGGTCCTGATTAGTGTCGCCCTCGCGAAACAATAATAGCGACATAATCGTGGAATGCGGGGCGAAGCCTTACGTGCGACGATTTCGGAGCGGACCGACACTTTCCGTCGTGACGGAAGCGAGATAAGTAGTATCGAAGCTTTCGAGAGTCAATCAAGTAAAGTTAGTTAAGAGTTCAAGTTTGTTATAATTCGTcaaatattaggttgttcattaagttctgtggtttttttgccctaaattaaaacataaatctattgtacttacacatttattcaatctagaatgtattgtccatcttgatcgaccaccttctgccaacgttttGGAAGGggcataatgccgcgtttgtagaagtcgcgcgacttctgcgcgaaaagtccttcaagtacgtttgaatatcgtctactgaattaaagcgctacccgtcgagattgttttggagtgaccggaacagatggtaatccgacggcgcaaggtctggggagtacggtgggtgctgcatgacttcccagccaaagcactagaacttcttcttggtcaccaaagcagtgtgtggtttggcgttgtcgtggtggaagacaacgcccttcctgttcgccaattccggccgcttctccgccactgcctgcttcaatttttccaactgagcgcaatgcttctcggcgtcgatggtctgaccgcgcggaagcagctcgaagtacaggacgcctcgccaatcccaccacacactcagcatcactttcttcggatgcaaatccgctttggcaaccgattgtgacgactcacccggaccgtaccatgaccgcttgcgtcgaatgttgttatataccacccatttttcatctcccgtgaccacccgtttgagaaaggcctccagcgagttccatttcagcagggattcacagatcatgacgcggtccaaaatgttcttttcggtgaactcgtgagggacccaaacatctgctttttttcGATATCCCAAGCCGTTTCAATCGCTGCgtaaccgttgtatgggcgatgtcgaagcgctccgcgatctcctgcgttgtcaggtgtcggtctgctttgattgcggccacgatttggtcgtcgtcagtggtggatggacgaccggagcgagcagcatcggagacgttcacatctccggaacgaaagcgcgcaaaccaacgctgacaagtgtcagagcttatggccgagtccccgtacacgccacatatctcacgttgtgcgtccgtcgcttttactcctttgcggaagaaaaatagcaaaatgtgccgaaaatgcaccttgtgatcctccattttcaatgaatagcgcgtacacacaacacgtcaaaacacaacaaagactctggcgaaatgtcaagcgttgtctaacctgtcacggagtatgcggcaatccgcggttcaggcgatgcatgctatctttttcaatggacaaacactatctatcgagaaaaccgcagaacttaatgaacaacctaatatatcGTTATAGTATAAACGCTTAACGAGTCTTTAGTCCGGAAATATTCGGAGTAATCATAGCGCGAACCATACTCTTTCATACCGGCTATTCCCGAGTGTCCTGCCTCGATCACTCTCACAGCAAACCATCCTTCCCATGTACCATCGTACAGCATCAGAAGTGGGATTCGTGGTCGTGTTAGGTAAAGATACGGTTTCGGTTAACGAGCGCAGCAGTGCGGATTGAAAATTCGCGAGTGTTGCCACGTGGATAGGAAAATCAAAGCAGCGTTCCGTGTCGCGTTCTGATTGGTCGAGGGGTGAATGGTCCGAACGAAAAGACAAACAGAGATGGATCGAAACCGTCTTGAAACGTTAACGTTGGATGAGCTCCGCGAAGACGCTTGAAGATATCGGCTACCTTCTATGGGAGATTCCGGCACACTTATAGATAGTATTGTGGCGACGTGATGCCTGCAGAACGGCAAACATGTTGTGCGCCTACAGAACGGCAACACGCCGCACAGACGCCGCCAGCCGCGCGCCCATAAGCCGCCGCGCGGCTCGCTCCGCAGAACGCCGCTAGGCGCATGCCGCCACTACGCTCTCGCATGCAACAGCGGTTTACTGCGGTATATAAGACCGCGCGGCAAAGCCCAATCATCGCACCCAGCTTTCTCGAGCCCCGAGATGCTGGGCGTAGGAGATCCGACGCTAGTACGGAACGCAAACCTACACGACCTAGACAGCCGATAGTACATCGCAGGCTATCATCCACGGCAGTAGAAGTTCCCACTCCTGACCGTTTTCCTGAAGCTCCGGCCATCGCGGCCATCTCAGTACCTGCGCAGCCAGCGACATCGAAGGTACGACGAGCCTTGACACCAAGAGCACCACCAGCAACACCACGAGTGGCTCAGCTCATTTCGCCAAGGGCACTCAAGAGAAGAAGAGCACCGGCCCGAGTGACAATCCGATCGTCGGCAGCAAGCCACCAGCCCGCTGCCGCTGTCAAACCGTCACCACCATCATCGCCGGTCCCCGGTTTACAGCCGGTCTTCACCGCTGTTTCCGCAGCCGCGCCACCGACGCCGACGTCGCCAGTTCCCGGCTCCCAGCcggtcttctctctctcggacGAAGAGGAGCCACCTCCCAGGGTCCGCACCGACCTGCTTCCGTAGAGCCTCAAGGAGCTCACACTCTCGCCTCCTAGGCGAACGAGGCCTCCACGGGAGACCCTGTCGCCGTGGGACATACGCGTCCGTAGAAGGACGAGTCCGCGACAGAGGCGAGCTTCCGCCACTCCGCCACCGAGGACTACGTCGGACAAAGAGAACGTCCACCAGGGGACCCAGACGAATATCTCCTGGGTCTCCCTATCAAGCGACGAGTCGTCGTCCCCGGAAAAGGACAAGTGGGGTCCCATGCGGGTTACGCTCACAACGCCCCACATCTCCTATAGAGAGCGCCTGATCCAGGACTAACATTCTTCCCGGATCAGGAACGTGGTAACACCACCGCGCCGCAAGGTGCCACTAAACTTCCACAAACACCAGCGCCGCCATCGGCGCAGCCTCCTATAAAGAGAGGCAGCACGACAGCGAGCGACGGCAGTCAGCAGCAGCCGTGCTCCTGACAACTCTGGCTCAGCCCCTCCCCGAGAAACACGTCGCAGTTCGTCGCTATAATAGATTTCGCTTCACCTTTAACCATTGTATTTACtccaaataatataataaagaataagttattatattcCTCTCCTCATCTTCTCTCCGAGATCCGTCCAAGTACCCACAAGTATTATGACGCATTTGGAGAGGCGCGGCTTAGCAGAACTTGCGGGCGAGCCGTCGTCCCCGATGATAATTCCTGGAGCGGGATCAGCCGCAGCAATCCCGGCTCCGGCTACGAATCTGGAGGCTACGACGGACGTGTTCCAGAGGATGATGGCTGTAATGGAAGGCCTGATACGGCAGCAGCAGGCAGCGCAGCAAATGCAGCAGCAATAACAATTTGGTCAGATCGTTCGACTGTTGGATGATCGAAGAGATGAGGCTTCGGTGCGGTTGCCACGTCAGCAACTTGATCCGGCCGTCGCAGGAGAGAACGGCTCTTCATCGAGTTCATCCAATGGCGGAAACACACTGAGACTCGCTGAGAATTTCGGGACAGGTAACGTAGTTACTCTGTTAGCTCACCAGATCCCCGAATTTGCGGGCATAGATGAAGAAAATTTGCAGCTATGGGTGCAACGTGTCGAAAAGGTGGCTCAGATACATAGAACGTCGGATGCAGTTACGTTGTTGGCAGTATCGAGTAAGCTGACTAAGTCAGCGAAAAGGTGGTATGATCTCCAGGACGGGTCAGCAATTGAGTCATGGGTCAACCTACGGAACGAAATCATAAAGATGTTCGACAGGAAAATATCATTCACGGTAGCGATGCAGCGTGTGGAGGCcagaaaatggaaaacgtttAAAGAATCGTTTGCCCAGTATGCTCTGGATAAACTGGCGTTGATGAATCCTCTTAAGATTCCGAAGGAGGATCAGATCAACTTACTTATTGAAGGTATCGCTAACCATTCTATTAGAGCCGCAGCCCTTTCAGCCGGACCGGAGACGGTGGAGCAGTTCATGGAGAGGATGCGGT
The Ooceraea biroi isolate clonal line C1 chromosome 12, Obir_v5.4, whole genome shotgun sequence DNA segment above includes these coding regions:
- the LOC113563140 gene encoding vegetative cell wall protein gp1-like; amino-acid sequence: MPPLRSRMQQRFTAVYKTARQSPIIAPSFLEPRDAGRRRSDASTERKPTRPRQPIVHRRLSSTAVEVPTPDRFPEAPAIAAISVPAQPATSKVRRALTPRAPPATPRVAQLISPRALKRRRAPARVTIRSSAASHQPAAAVKPSPPSSPVPGLQPVFTAVSAAAPPTPTSPVPGSQPVFSLSDEEEPPPRRAPDPGLTFFPDQERGNTTAPQGATKLPQTPAPPSAQPPIKRGSTTASDGSQQQPCS